In one window of Puniceicoccus vermicola DNA:
- a CDS encoding Gfo/Idh/MocA family protein, which yields MKNFLFSDNSIAHLSLINGSRTIDPVRVVQVGVENFGRHRRNTLRESGLFRLEAVYDWDQEACRLAGREEGCSVANSYEELLETAGVEAVVISTGALHHAAQIESAARKGLHVFVEKPVCATPEEADGLLQLEKETGVIIGVGHVAHYSSEMSLVTKRMIESGELGTIASFQKTTADHGGLTIRPGDWRGDPEKNPGGILFQCGVHGFHELMFYFGPVREVYATMRYDVHTTQTADVAICHLKFESGLVGTLSAFHVTPYKHSLQIYGTGANLYREDRFFDEGSVLQMQKARMDGGKEPVEEVSVPAGSEVSGNLVNFFRAIRESTPVYPSLRDGLSALRIVFAAEQSARTGMPVVLGDG from the coding sequence ATGAAAAATTTTCTCTTCAGCGATAACTCCATAGCCCATTTATCCCTGATAAATGGTTCTCGCACCATCGATCCGGTTCGCGTCGTGCAGGTTGGGGTGGAGAATTTTGGCCGACATCGCAGGAACACGCTCCGAGAGAGTGGACTGTTTCGGCTGGAAGCCGTCTATGATTGGGATCAGGAGGCTTGCCGTTTGGCAGGTCGGGAAGAGGGTTGTTCGGTTGCTAATAGCTATGAGGAGCTGTTGGAGACGGCTGGAGTCGAGGCAGTCGTGATTTCAACAGGTGCTTTGCATCACGCGGCTCAAATTGAGTCGGCTGCACGCAAAGGGCTACATGTTTTCGTGGAGAAGCCGGTCTGTGCCACTCCGGAAGAAGCGGATGGGTTGCTCCAACTGGAGAAAGAAACTGGAGTGATTATCGGTGTGGGTCATGTCGCTCACTATTCGAGTGAGATGTCATTGGTCACGAAGAGAATGATCGAATCGGGTGAGTTGGGCACGATTGCATCCTTCCAGAAAACGACCGCTGACCATGGAGGGCTTACGATTCGACCGGGCGACTGGAGAGGGGATCCAGAGAAGAATCCAGGAGGCATTTTGTTTCAATGCGGCGTCCATGGATTTCATGAATTGATGTTCTATTTTGGACCTGTGCGTGAAGTCTATGCAACGATGCGGTACGATGTACATACGACACAAACCGCCGATGTAGCCATCTGCCATCTGAAGTTTGAATCCGGGCTGGTAGGAACTCTGAGTGCCTTTCATGTTACCCCTTACAAGCATTCCCTTCAGATTTACGGCACGGGTGCCAATCTCTATCGGGAGGACCGCTTTTTCGATGAAGGCTCTGTTTTGCAAATGCAGAAGGCACGGATGGATGGAGGCAAGGAACCCGTTGAAGAAGTATCGGTGCCGGCCGGCAGCGAGGTGTCGGGCAATTTAGTAAATTTTTTCCGAGCAATTCGGGAATCCACGCCGGTTTACCCCTCTCTGCGGGATGGTTTGAGCGCACTGCGGATCGTATTCGCCGCCGAGCAATCCGCGCGTACCGGTATGCCGGTGGTTCTCGGAGATGGATGA
- a CDS encoding PA14 domain-containing protein, which translates to MLFRFLTSLSLCLTLTPAFAQLTIPYFLEKDSRVSLAIYDSEGKMVRTLRNADPQPAGANTVFWDGLDPDGHAVPAGDYTWKLLSTQGMKAEFLVNLGVSTGIDFWVGQHGGPACLAVDGDSFYVAGKPEGVPMLIKAKLSGGSEYFIDQLETTAPEAICVDNGKVHALLSSGMLYTLDAATGEKILRKGLPYPGGAPLVLPVRELEPIPPTVGEKSVRIPAGPGRYLLSLKIGQANADNAPFTMDGDFRKNQFPTTLAGEFETIVSPPQYRTFNPLPTPESGVFEQTFRSLSKNSQPWAVADMKLLTVPDFIDARFGELIACYPALGTVAWIDPVSADILATAQLPEGKTGRAVLVAPGTALVASGNELISLTRDGQSEVKATGLTDVTALAFDPSNGGFWVADGGTSQQVKFFDSDFKLQKTFGREGGRQTGIYHPENFLQISAIAADGKGGFLITESKSAPRRTVHFSADGEILREWLGGQQFYTFAAPDPENPDILWMDSSWGWIMQVQVDWDQRTWKVLATYEWGEGYSSDFVNPRKMAQRHTVKRLDLDHDGKNETYLYGGNMGLLKVDEAAGKLRLVSVLDIVRPTENLEEWRKTSVEDLPKPWLEAIALAGDDPETNFSLYRSYGWADANGDYEMQANEFRLARRKKDERDQRGSFGILDDLSVLKRGSRTQNRNEPTPFWTRYPLQGYTASGSPIWDWAISEPLLPPTASTDIERARAVFVAPSGDIYQLIQGLGDGYYSIGTYNLGHGSFWPANKSSAVGVQKWNPEGELLWQVAPLASRQERVPGKMQHPLRFAGMVNGTIGVCDKVVNPVEFWTEDGLYAGGLFDRRADDGLPIRVYSWWIGGTRGYEADTGQALLQYDMNLGGSLIERENGEVIFVGSGWNSCPAYRVTGWDNFERQEGTLKISAPAGQLAAQDGIGLRAEFFASETGNEQPVLETVSPRLWFEPNRAEKRRMPEVLWPEKLTASIPQNEDFTARWSGYLEPRFTEDYTLALYKKEGIARVWIDGELVVETTDSPRDKKAFSQPIPFRAGKKVPIRVEWKGTPADELHLSWESLSQPIEHVPSSALYTEK; encoded by the coding sequence ATGCTTTTCCGATTCCTCACTTCGTTGTCTCTCTGTCTCACGCTCACTCCGGCTTTTGCCCAGTTAACGATCCCTTATTTTCTCGAAAAGGACAGCCGGGTGTCCCTGGCGATCTACGACTCTGAGGGAAAAATGGTGCGCACTCTGCGGAATGCGGACCCGCAACCAGCCGGCGCGAACACCGTTTTCTGGGATGGGCTCGACCCCGATGGCCACGCCGTCCCGGCGGGCGACTACACTTGGAAACTCCTTTCCACCCAGGGCATGAAGGCCGAGTTCCTCGTAAATCTCGGCGTCAGCACCGGAATCGATTTCTGGGTCGGCCAGCACGGCGGTCCCGCCTGTCTCGCCGTCGATGGAGATTCTTTCTACGTCGCCGGGAAACCGGAAGGCGTCCCGATGCTGATCAAAGCAAAATTGTCCGGCGGCAGTGAATACTTCATCGACCAGTTAGAAACCACGGCTCCCGAAGCAATCTGCGTCGATAACGGCAAAGTCCACGCCCTGCTCTCCAGCGGCATGCTCTACACGCTCGATGCCGCCACAGGTGAGAAGATCCTGCGAAAAGGCCTGCCTTATCCTGGAGGCGCTCCTCTCGTCCTGCCCGTCCGTGAACTCGAACCCATCCCTCCGACGGTTGGAGAAAAATCGGTACGGATTCCCGCAGGCCCCGGACGTTATCTGCTCAGCCTAAAAATCGGACAAGCCAACGCCGACAACGCACCCTTTACAATGGATGGAGATTTTCGGAAAAACCAGTTTCCAACCACTCTCGCCGGTGAATTCGAAACGATCGTCTCGCCTCCTCAATACCGAACCTTTAACCCTCTCCCCACTCCTGAAAGCGGCGTGTTTGAACAAACGTTCCGCTCATTGTCCAAAAATTCTCAACCTTGGGCTGTCGCCGACATGAAACTGCTCACGGTCCCTGACTTCATCGACGCCCGTTTTGGCGAGCTGATTGCCTGCTACCCAGCCTTGGGTACCGTCGCTTGGATCGACCCGGTCAGCGCAGATATTCTCGCAACCGCCCAACTGCCTGAAGGCAAAACGGGCCGTGCTGTCTTGGTTGCCCCCGGAACGGCTCTCGTCGCCAGCGGCAACGAGTTGATTTCCCTCACCCGGGATGGCCAAAGCGAAGTCAAGGCCACTGGACTGACCGACGTGACCGCCCTCGCCTTCGATCCCTCGAATGGCGGATTTTGGGTCGCCGACGGCGGTACCAGCCAGCAGGTCAAATTTTTTGATTCCGACTTCAAGCTCCAAAAAACTTTCGGCCGCGAAGGCGGTCGCCAAACGGGAATTTATCATCCGGAGAATTTCCTCCAGATCTCCGCCATTGCAGCCGATGGAAAGGGAGGGTTTCTCATCACCGAATCCAAGTCCGCGCCCCGCCGCACAGTCCATTTCAGCGCCGACGGGGAAATCCTCAGGGAATGGCTGGGGGGTCAACAGTTCTACACTTTTGCCGCACCCGACCCTGAAAACCCCGACATTCTCTGGATGGATTCCTCTTGGGGCTGGATCATGCAGGTCCAGGTAGACTGGGACCAACGCACTTGGAAAGTTCTCGCTACCTATGAATGGGGCGAAGGCTATTCTTCCGATTTTGTGAACCCTCGAAAGATGGCTCAGCGTCACACCGTCAAACGGCTCGACCTCGATCATGACGGCAAGAACGAGACCTATCTCTACGGCGGAAACATGGGCTTGCTCAAAGTGGACGAAGCCGCCGGGAAACTTCGCCTAGTCAGCGTGCTCGACATCGTCCGTCCCACCGAAAACCTCGAGGAGTGGCGGAAGACGTCCGTCGAAGATCTTCCCAAACCATGGCTGGAGGCCATCGCGCTGGCGGGGGATGATCCCGAGACCAACTTTTCGCTCTATCGCAGCTACGGATGGGCCGATGCCAATGGCGACTACGAAATGCAAGCGAACGAATTCCGGCTCGCCAGACGGAAGAAAGACGAGCGGGATCAGCGAGGCAGCTTCGGTATTCTTGACGACTTGAGCGTGCTCAAACGCGGCTCCCGTACCCAAAATCGCAATGAACCGACTCCGTTTTGGACCCGTTATCCGCTGCAGGGCTACACCGCCAGCGGCTCTCCGATCTGGGATTGGGCTATCTCCGAGCCCCTTTTGCCCCCGACCGCGTCAACCGACATTGAGCGCGCCCGCGCTGTTTTCGTCGCTCCTTCAGGCGATATCTATCAACTCATCCAAGGTCTCGGTGATGGGTATTATTCCATCGGCACCTACAATCTCGGACACGGCAGTTTCTGGCCCGCCAACAAGTCCTCTGCGGTTGGCGTACAAAAATGGAACCCCGAAGGTGAACTCCTCTGGCAAGTCGCCCCCCTCGCTTCCCGCCAAGAAAGGGTGCCGGGCAAAATGCAACACCCGCTCCGCTTTGCCGGCATGGTCAATGGTACCATCGGTGTCTGCGATAAGGTGGTGAACCCTGTCGAATTCTGGACCGAGGACGGACTCTATGCCGGAGGACTTTTTGATCGGCGTGCCGACGATGGATTGCCCATTCGGGTGTATTCGTGGTGGATCGGCGGAACCAGAGGTTACGAAGCCGATACCGGTCAGGCGTTGCTTCAATACGACATGAATCTTGGCGGCTCCCTGATCGAACGGGAAAATGGGGAGGTGATCTTTGTGGGGTCAGGCTGGAACAGTTGCCCGGCCTACCGCGTCACGGGCTGGGACAACTTTGAACGTCAGGAAGGCACTCTGAAAATCTCCGCTCCGGCCGGTCAGCTCGCCGCTCAAGACGGGATCGGACTCCGCGCGGAATTTTTTGCCAGTGAAACCGGAAATGAGCAGCCCGTGCTGGAAACCGTCTCTCCGCGCCTCTGGTTTGAACCCAACCGGGCTGAGAAAAGGAGGATGCCGGAAGTGCTTTGGCCGGAAAAACTCACTGCCTCGATTCCCCAGAACGAGGATTTTACCGCCCGCTGGAGCGGATATCTCGAACCTCGATTTACGGAAGACTACACTCTCGCCCTCTATAAGAAGGAGGGCATCGCTCGCGTCTGGATCGACGGCGAACTCGTAGTGGAGACCACTGACTCACCGAGGGATAAAAAAGCGTTTTCCCAACCCATCCCGTTCCGAGCCGGAAAAAAGGTTCCGATACGAGTGGAATGGAAAGGCACCCCCGCCGACGAGCTGCACCTGAGCTGGGAAAGCCTCAGCCAACCCATCGAGCACGTTCCCTCCAGCGCTCTCTATACTGAAAAGTAG
- a CDS encoding GntR family transcriptional regulator, with amino-acid sequence MKDHPASKIKIDANEPTYRQVTEQVRGLILSGDLPVGSRLPAVRDLANDIGTSVFSIQEALAPLAREGLIERIPWRGTFVLGNKIRLTSVGLYFGTLLSTGGAFFQALCTQLYQQLESRGIEVHLIMDNRHRSEQSKPFPKLVRAIQNNEIQAVIGAMLSSDHISWLPQLGVPTSMMTPKDHTQAVHFDFDDLCRQALQQLKKRGAHTVANLPGPLESTSSVNESFDKIARSLDLEPITPASIEDEQYLQGPRDEIGYHAFHRLWKQPRKPEGILIFPDNMVPGVCMAIKELQIDVPEELKIVIHRNKGVGLLCPIPVDSVVFNGEELARELIAKLDQQHAGESVTNVRIPMILRTGDY; translated from the coding sequence ATGAAAGACCATCCGGCCAGCAAAATCAAAATCGATGCCAATGAGCCGACCTACCGCCAAGTCACCGAGCAGGTTCGCGGCCTCATTCTATCCGGAGACCTTCCCGTTGGTTCCCGACTCCCGGCAGTGCGCGACTTGGCCAACGATATCGGCACAAGCGTCTTTTCGATTCAGGAAGCCCTTGCGCCACTCGCAAGGGAGGGCCTGATCGAGCGGATTCCCTGGCGGGGGACCTTCGTCCTCGGCAACAAAATCCGACTCACCTCCGTCGGCCTGTATTTCGGCACTCTCCTTTCCACAGGTGGTGCGTTTTTCCAGGCTCTCTGCACCCAATTGTACCAACAACTCGAGAGTCGAGGAATCGAAGTCCATCTGATTATGGACAACCGACACCGCAGCGAACAAAGCAAGCCTTTCCCAAAACTGGTCCGGGCCATTCAGAACAACGAGATTCAAGCGGTAATCGGAGCCATGCTATCTTCTGACCATATCAGCTGGCTCCCTCAACTCGGAGTGCCCACGTCAATGATGACGCCAAAAGACCACACCCAGGCCGTTCACTTCGATTTTGACGACTTGTGCAGGCAAGCTCTTCAACAACTTAAGAAGAGAGGTGCTCATACCGTCGCAAATCTCCCCGGTCCTCTAGAGTCCACTTCGTCGGTAAACGAGTCCTTCGATAAAATCGCTCGCTCCCTTGATCTCGAACCCATTACACCTGCCTCAATCGAGGACGAACAATACCTACAAGGCCCTCGTGATGAAATCGGATACCACGCATTCCACCGATTGTGGAAACAGCCCCGCAAACCCGAAGGTATCCTCATATTTCCCGACAACATGGTGCCCGGAGTATGCATGGCGATCAAAGAGTTGCAGATCGACGTCCCGGAAGAACTCAAAATCGTCATCCATCGCAACAAAGGGGTTGGCCTACTCTGCCCGATTCCGGTCGATTCCGTTGTATTCAACGGCGAAGAGCTCGCCCGTGAACTCATCGCCAAACTTGATCAACAGCATGCGGGTGAATCCGTCACAAACGTCAGAATCCCCATGATACTAAGAACCGGTGACTATTGA
- a CDS encoding alpha-glucosidase gives MNTSDLKVDSAPDGKWWKDVVVYQIYPRSFMDSNGDGIGDLPGITSRLDYLRDLGVDVLWLSPVYDSPNVDNGYDIADYRAIMKEFGTMEDFDAMLDSIHSRGMRLIMDLVVNHTSDQHRWFQEARSSRDNPFRDYYIWRDPAPDGAPPNNWKAEFEGPAWTLDEKTGQYYLHLFAPQQPDLNWENAALRREVFDMMRWWFEKGIDGFRMDVINRIAKAPGLPNAPLPEDSVPGTLVRPGALAIGHENVHPFLQEMRREVLDHFDVLTVGECHRVDHETGPLYVNRDRRELDSIFQFDIMWYFQNGYIGEGFRRIEAWYENCGECGWTTITFNNHDSRRQVSALGDDGAWRKESATCIAALLLCAPGTPYMLQGEEIGMTDVRFSSIDDYNDISTVNRYKELRASGLPPSDALREVQTTSRDNGRTPMQWDSVPGGGFATGVPWLKLNPNHTTINVKEALSDPGSVLNWYRKLLALRRQIPALRRGHFRLLETGVENVYAFRRKLEDTSVAVLFNWKGTETILPSEAFRILSSESFVSNVVGGDTGKLLPWEVRIYLEKGTDRGCFSS, from the coding sequence ATGAATACAAGCGACCTGAAAGTTGATAGCGCTCCTGACGGAAAATGGTGGAAAGATGTAGTCGTCTACCAAATTTACCCTCGTAGCTTTATGGATAGTAATGGCGATGGGATCGGTGATTTGCCCGGTATTACCTCCCGCCTTGATTACCTCCGTGATTTGGGCGTCGACGTACTCTGGCTCTCGCCTGTCTACGATTCACCCAACGTAGACAACGGATATGATATCGCTGATTATCGGGCGATTATGAAAGAGTTTGGCACAATGGAGGATTTTGATGCCATGCTTGATTCGATCCATTCCCGCGGGATGAGGCTCATCATGGATCTGGTAGTGAATCACACCAGTGATCAACACCGCTGGTTCCAGGAAGCTCGATCCTCTCGGGACAATCCCTTCCGAGACTATTATATTTGGCGCGACCCGGCTCCCGATGGCGCGCCCCCGAATAACTGGAAGGCGGAATTTGAAGGGCCTGCCTGGACTCTGGATGAGAAGACTGGACAATACTACCTCCACCTTTTTGCCCCTCAGCAGCCCGACCTGAATTGGGAGAATGCCGCGCTTCGTCGAGAGGTGTTCGATATGATGCGATGGTGGTTCGAGAAAGGAATCGACGGATTTCGTATGGACGTCATCAATCGTATTGCCAAGGCACCGGGATTGCCGAATGCGCCTCTTCCGGAGGATAGCGTTCCCGGAACTTTGGTTCGCCCCGGTGCGTTGGCCATAGGGCATGAGAACGTGCATCCATTCTTGCAGGAAATGCGTCGAGAGGTTCTCGACCATTTTGATGTTTTAACCGTAGGAGAGTGTCACAGGGTCGACCATGAAACCGGTCCCCTGTACGTGAATCGAGACCGTCGAGAACTGGATAGCATATTTCAGTTCGATATCATGTGGTATTTTCAGAATGGCTACATAGGGGAGGGCTTTCGTCGTATTGAAGCCTGGTATGAGAATTGTGGTGAATGCGGTTGGACAACCATAACCTTTAATAATCACGATTCACGTCGTCAGGTATCCGCACTGGGCGATGATGGAGCCTGGCGAAAGGAGAGTGCAACTTGTATAGCAGCCCTTCTTCTCTGCGCCCCGGGAACGCCTTACATGCTTCAGGGTGAGGAAATTGGAATGACCGATGTGCGTTTTTCATCGATTGATGATTACAACGATATCTCAACGGTAAACCGATATAAAGAGCTCCGTGCGAGTGGCTTACCGCCATCCGACGCCCTGAGAGAGGTGCAGACGACGAGTCGTGATAACGGACGGACGCCTATGCAATGGGACAGTGTTCCGGGTGGCGGTTTCGCGACCGGCGTGCCCTGGCTCAAGCTCAATCCGAACCATACCACGATCAACGTAAAGGAGGCCCTCAGTGATCCCGGGTCGGTGTTGAATTGGTATCGAAAGTTGTTGGCTTTGCGCCGCCAAATCCCGGCACTTCGCCGCGGTCACTTTCGGTTGTTGGAAACGGGAGTAGAAAATGTGTACGCGTTTCGTCGGAAGCTTGAGGACACTTCGGTTGCCGTTCTTTTCAATTGGAAGGGGACCGAAACCATACTGCCCTCAGAAGCGTTCAGGATTCTCTCATCGGAATCTTTCGTATCGAATGTCGTTGGTGGCGACACAGGCAAGCTTCTCCCTTGGGAGGTTCGAATCTATCTGGAAAAGGGCACTGATCGGGGTTGCTTTTCTTCGTAA